The following proteins come from a genomic window of Meles meles chromosome 1, mMelMel3.1 paternal haplotype, whole genome shotgun sequence:
- the DFFB gene encoding DNA fragmentation factor subunit beta isoform X2 — protein MSAVFRKPKTFKLRALHGPQKFGVAGSSCQDVLRKGCLRLQLPVAGSRLCRYEDGRELSADDFWSVPDGSELVLLTAGQTWHGYVSDIRRFLSAFHKPHEGLIQAARQLLSDEQAPLRQKLLADLLHTVSENIAAETRAEDPSWFEGLESRFRTKSGYLRYSCESRIRSYLREVSSYASVVSVEAQEEYSRIVAVMGRELRAAQYHGTYFDRGAKAGRRLCTPEGWFCCQGPFDVDACASKHSINPYGNRESRVLFSTWNLDHIIEKKRTVVPTLAEAVTARGGREVAWEYFYDLLFTSENLKLVHIACHKKTTHKLRCDPRRLYRPRTKPKRRRPAHKGQ, from the exons ATGTCTGCGGTGTTCCGGAAGCCCAAGACGTTCAAGCTGCGGGCCCTGCACGGCCCCCAGAAGTTCGGGGTGGCGGGGAGCAGCTGCCAGGACGTGCTGCGGAAGGGCTGCCTCCGCCTGCAG CTCCCGGTCGCCGGCTCCCGCCTGTGCCGGTACGAAGACGGCAGGGAGCTGAGCGCAGATGACTTCTGGAGCGTCCCCGACGGCTCGGAGCTGGTGCTTCTCACCGCGGGCCAGACCTGGCACGGCT ATGTGAGTGACATCCGTCGCTTCCTCAGCGCCTTCCACAAGCCGCACGAGGGGCTGATCCAGGCCGCCCGGCAGCTGCTGTCCGACGAGCAGGCCCCGCTGCGGCAGAAGCTGCTTGCCGACCTCCTGCACACCGTCAGCGAGAACATCGCGGCCGAGACCAGGGCCGAGGACCCGTCGTGGTTCGAAG GTTTGGAGTCTCGATTCAGGACTAAGTCTGGGTACCTGAGATACAGCTGTGAGAGCCGGATCCGGAGCTACCTGAGAGAG GTGAGCTCTTACGCCTCCGTGGTCAGCGTGGAGGCCCAGGAGGAGTACTCCCGCATCGTGGCGGTCATGGGCCGGGAGCTCAGGGCGGCGCAGTACCACGGCACCTACTTCGACAGAGGCGCCAAGGCCGGCCGCCGGCTCTGCACGCCGGAGGGCTGGTTCTGCTGCCAG GGCCCTTTTGACGTGGACGCCTGTGCATCCAAACACTCCATCAATCCCTACGGTAACAGGGAGAGCCGTGTCCTCTTCAGCACGTGGAACCTGGACCACAT AATAGAGAAGAAGCGCACGGTCGTCCCCACGCTGGCGGAAGCCGTGACAGCACGAGGCGGCAGGGAGGTGGCCTGGGAGTACTTCTACGACCTGCTCTTCACCTCGGAGAACCTGAAGCTGGTCCACATCGCCTGCCATAAGAAAACCACGCACAAGCTCCGCTGTGACCCGCGCAGGCTCTACAGACCGCGGACCAAGCCGAAGAGGCGGCGGCCGGCCCACAAGGGCCAGTGA
- the DFFB gene encoding DNA fragmentation factor subunit beta isoform X1, which translates to MSAVFRKPKTFKLRALHGPQKFGVAGSSCQDVLRKGCLRLQEGPSCGPPRGLPAPLSPRVRPSLRPDLEPTATASAAAPSPLLTRCPRAACRRPASLSKQPGVRASRAPVRRASVASPARRPRRDPRPRGLRVGATRRVSFRTRTPGTALRLVSVRRCQAHGVAADLRARGRTADRTAPEPPPKPPAALPQLPVAGSRLCRYEDGRELSADDFWSVPDGSELVLLTAGQTWHGYVSDIRRFLSAFHKPHEGLIQAARQLLSDEQAPLRQKLLADLLHTVSENIAAETRAEDPSWFEGLESRFRTKSGYLRYSCESRIRSYLREVSSYASVVSVEAQEEYSRIVAVMGRELRAAQYHGTYFDRGAKAGRRLCTPEGWFCCQGPFDVDACASKHSINPYGNRESRVLFSTWNLDHIIEKKRTVVPTLAEAVTARGGREVAWEYFYDLLFTSENLKLVHIACHKKTTHKLRCDPRRLYRPRTKPKRRRPAHKGQ; encoded by the exons ATGTCTGCGGTGTTCCGGAAGCCCAAGACGTTCAAGCTGCGGGCCCTGCACGGCCCCCAGAAGTTCGGGGTGGCGGGGAGCAGCTGCCAGGACGTGCTGCGGAAGGGCTGCCTCCGCCTGCAG GAGGGGCCGAGCTGCGGGCCCCCGAGAGGCCTCCCGGCGCCGCTGTCCCCGCGGGTTCGCCCGTCGCTCCGGCCGGACCTGGAGCCGACCGCTACCGCGTCCGCCGCGGCCCCGAGTC CCCTCCTGACGCGGTGTCCGCGGGCCGCGTGCAGGCGTCCGGCCTCGCTGTCGAAACAGCCTGGGGTTCGGGCCTCGCGCGCTCCTGTCCGGAGGGCGAGCGTGGCGAGTCCCGCACGGCGTCCCCGCCGCGACCCACGGCCCCGTGGCTTGCGCGTTGGAGCGACCCGCAGGGTGTCTTTCCGCACGCGGACACCCGGGACCGCGCTCCGCCTGGTCTCCGTCCGCCGGTGCCAAGCGCACGGCGTCGCGGCCGACCTTCGGGCCCGGGGGAGGACCGCGGACCGAACGGCCCCGGAGCCGCCACCGAAGCCTCCCGCCGCCCTCCCGCAGCTCCCGGTCGCCGGCTCCCGCCTGTGCCGGTACGAAGACGGCAGGGAGCTGAGCGCAGATGACTTCTGGAGCGTCCCCGACGGCTCGGAGCTGGTGCTTCTCACCGCGGGCCAGACCTGGCACGGCT ATGTGAGTGACATCCGTCGCTTCCTCAGCGCCTTCCACAAGCCGCACGAGGGGCTGATCCAGGCCGCCCGGCAGCTGCTGTCCGACGAGCAGGCCCCGCTGCGGCAGAAGCTGCTTGCCGACCTCCTGCACACCGTCAGCGAGAACATCGCGGCCGAGACCAGGGCCGAGGACCCGTCGTGGTTCGAAG GTTTGGAGTCTCGATTCAGGACTAAGTCTGGGTACCTGAGATACAGCTGTGAGAGCCGGATCCGGAGCTACCTGAGAGAG GTGAGCTCTTACGCCTCCGTGGTCAGCGTGGAGGCCCAGGAGGAGTACTCCCGCATCGTGGCGGTCATGGGCCGGGAGCTCAGGGCGGCGCAGTACCACGGCACCTACTTCGACAGAGGCGCCAAGGCCGGCCGCCGGCTCTGCACGCCGGAGGGCTGGTTCTGCTGCCAG GGCCCTTTTGACGTGGACGCCTGTGCATCCAAACACTCCATCAATCCCTACGGTAACAGGGAGAGCCGTGTCCTCTTCAGCACGTGGAACCTGGACCACAT AATAGAGAAGAAGCGCACGGTCGTCCCCACGCTGGCGGAAGCCGTGACAGCACGAGGCGGCAGGGAGGTGGCCTGGGAGTACTTCTACGACCTGCTCTTCACCTCGGAGAACCTGAAGCTGGTCCACATCGCCTGCCATAAGAAAACCACGCACAAGCTCCGCTGTGACCCGCGCAGGCTCTACAGACCGCGGACCAAGCCGAAGAGGCGGCGGCCGGCCCACAAGGGCCAGTGA